Genomic segment of Schistocerca piceifrons isolate TAMUIC-IGC-003096 chromosome 1, iqSchPice1.1, whole genome shotgun sequence:
gcaacgccggtcaactgctgttagtgtatgagaaatcggctgaaaactttcctcatgtcagcacgctgtaggtgtcgccacctgccccaaacttgtgtgaatgctctgaaaagctaatcatttgcatatcacagcatcttcttcctgtcggttaaatttcgcgtctgtagcacgtcatctttgtggtgtagtaattttaatggccggtagtgtagatttagtctttgcatttcacttctcAAGGATTTTGTAGCTTTTCTACCACcaacaagcttctgacattccatgtcttTTATCTTTTCGTCGGTAGTTCAATCCTTAtctcatggttacctccctctTCGCAATCCCTTCCTGGAGTTCTGAATGGGGAATActcgggaatcttttgccagtcGAGAGACAAttatgaaactttttcaattacaggccacatgtcctgtggatacacgttacgtgtctttaatgcagtggtttccattgccttctgcatcctcatgccgctgatcattgctgattctttctcctttaggggcagtttcccacccctagaacaaggtAGTGCCCTGGAACTTTgtacgctcctccgccctctttgacaatgccttTGGCAggctgagggtgacttcttatgccggaagtcttcgagcGCCAATggagataattaataaaaatttaaacagtggcgggtttcgaacccgggacggaATGTGTTTTGGTTTCTAATAAGAGAGGCGCTATAccgttttttcatttatttacttatttattgttcgGAATTGCTCGTTGTATTCGGTCGTAGCGGAAGTCAGATGACATCCGTTTAAACTCGTTTTTGATCCACTCACTCCATTTTCTTTTTATTACGGAGACCCCAACTCTTTACACCAGTTTTCAGTTGGAAATTAGAGCATGAAATAGAAGGACTTAaaaaggagaaatgattttagattgTATTTTAAGGCTGTTTTTCTGCCTGTCAGAGATTTTGTGTTATTGCGCAAATGATCAAAACGTTTTTGCTTCacattgaactcctttgtgagcGACTAACAGATTTACTAATGactaataaaggtcattttccctACTAGTCTTGTAGCTATGGACCTCGCTGTCCGTTTTAAACTGCGATAGATAATTTATGACGGACTTCGTAAGTGAATAATGCACTGTGACGGCGCAGATAAAATGACTAGTTGCTTGAAGACGTCAGTGCGTAAccactacatattattcttgtaaaaatGGCTTTCAAAATAGAAGTTTTATTGCCAAGATCGCAGTTTGTAGACATCCTGATACTAGTTTCAGCAGCTTTATTGCCATCTTCTGATCATCGGATACGTGAATTATAAAACCTACGTGTGGTATATTGCCACCTGGCCgttgaagccggccgtggtggcagagcggatctaggcacttcagtgcggagccgtgcgactactacagtcgcaggttcgaatcctgcctcgggcatggatgggtccttaggttaggtaggtttaagtagctctacgttctaggggactgatgacctgagatgttaagtcccatagtgctcagaaccatttgaaccatttcttttttttttttcttgccattGAACACATGGAGGTAAATTCACAGAAGAGACTCTACCATGCAACACTAAATACATCAAAATAAAACGTATAACTGTGTCAGCAAGGTACAGAGGTGTCAAATGCACCAGAAGAGCGCATCCACTGCTGTACGGCTGCTAACAGGCTCCGTTCTCAACATAAATCCATCCGACAGCAGTCAATGTTTTCTATCTGATGTATTTGATACCTTCTGCGCGTTGCTAATATAGTTACGATTTTTATTTTGGTGTATTTAGTGTTGGTTGAGAGGGTCTTTCTGTGAGTTTACCTCCATGTGTTCAATAGTCATATGACAATGTGCCATACGTAGGGACTTAACAGTTCGTGATTCCGATGCACTGAAGATGGCAATGAGACTTtcctgaaactagtaatcagtgtATGAACCAACTGTAATCTGGgtaataaaatttgtatttttgaaGCTTTTTTGCATTAATATATAGATCGCTCTTCTTCTGTCAATGTTAGGTAATTAGACATATTATTCTTACCGCTATTGCAATCAATACATTTTTCTCAGTGAAAACTGGATGTCGACGGAATCTGGTATTAAAGATTGGAGCAGCAGCTTATGATTTGCATCAGTGATTATTTATCTTTGCCTGCTCACATTCTTTTCCTGAGTTCTCCTTTTTATGATACCAGTAATCCACAAATGAGGAAAAGGGAAGATTGACGTAAGAGACGATATGGTATTGTACAAAAATTTGCTTTAATGAGACGCCAGCAACACAGACGAGAAAGACATGGAGATTAGCGAGGTGGTGTTCAGCCGTGGATCAGTCCGCCGTGCACACCGCCGTGGTAGCCGTAGCCGTAGCCGTAGCCGATGGCGGGGGCGACGGCAgcgacggcgggggcggcgacgACGGCGGGGGCGGCGATCGCGGGGGCGGCCAGCACTCCGGCGCCCAGGACTCCGGCGCCCAGGAAGCCACGCttctcgcgctgctgctgctgctggcaggaCACCGCCGCCACGCACACCGCCAGGACCAGGATCTGCGGGCAGGCAACGCGGGCCGTCAGCTCGCCACCCACTGGCGTGTTCGTTACGTCaataatacaatgaagcgccaaagaaactggtataggaatgcgtattccaatacagagatatgtaaacaggcagaatactgcgctgcggtcggcggtgcctatgtaagacaacaagtgtctggtccagttattagatcc
This window contains:
- the LOC124801650 gene encoding cuticle protein 65-like; translated protein: MKFLILVLAVCVAAVSCQQQQQREKRGFLGAGVLGAGVLAAPAIAAPAVVAAPAVAAVAPAIGYGYGYGYHGGVHGGLIHG